A stretch of the Vigna radiata var. radiata cultivar VC1973A unplaced genomic scaffold, Vradiata_ver6 scaffold_43, whole genome shotgun sequence genome encodes the following:
- the LOC106752738 gene encoding UDP-xylose transporter 2 translates to MGEGEKFQLGTIGALSLSVVSSVSIVICNKTLMSSLRFIFATTLTSWHLFVTFCSLHVALKLRFFEHKPLEKKMVMGFGVLNGISIGLLNLSLGFNSVGFYQMTKLAIIPCTILLEILFLGKKFSKRIQFSLVILLVGVGIATITDLQLNALGAFLSLLAIITTCVAQIMTNTIQKKFKVSSTQLLYQSCIYQAATLLISGPYLDKFLTNLNVFSFKYTTKVTIVIILSCLISIAVNFSTFLVIGKTSPVTYQVLGHLKTCLVLAFGYIIVHDPFSWRNILGIMVAMVGMIIYSYCCVLESQQKPVEGAGQVSQARDNNETETLINVENSSAILNKRPPVWNKDKDKN, encoded by the exons ATGGGCGAGGGAGAGAAATTTCAATTGGGAACTATTGGCGCATTGAGTTTGTCAGTGGTGTCATCGGTGTCGATTGTGATTTGCAATAAAACGTTGATGAGTTCATTGCGTTTCATTTTCG CTACAACTTTGACAAGTTGGCATCTTTTTGTAACATTTTGTTCGCTTCATGTGGCTcttaaattgagattttttgaGCACAAACCATTAGAGAAGAAAATGGTGATGGGATTTGGAGTTCTAAATGGAATTTctattggacttttaaatttgagtttGGGCTTCAATTCTGTCGGGTTCTATCAG ATGACTAAGCTGGCAATCATCCCATGTACTATTCTATTAGAGATCCTTTTTCTTGGAAAGAAGTTCAG TAAAAGAATACAATTTTCTCTTGTGATCCTCCTTGTGGGTGTTGGAATTGCTACAATTACTGATTTGCAGCTTAATGCTTTGGGAGCTTTCTTGTCCTTGCTAGCAATCATTACAACATGTGTTGCTCAGATT ATGACAAATACCATACAGAAGAAGTTTAAGGTTTCTTCTACCCAACTTCTGTATCAATCATGTATATATCAAGCAGCTACATTGTTAATCTCCGGACCATATTTGGATAAATTTCTGACAAAcctaaatgttttttctttcaaatacaCTACAAAAGTGACG ATTGTCATTATTCTTTCATGTCTGATCTCTATCGCGGTGAATTTTAGTACATTTCTTGTAATTGGAAAGACATCTCCAGTGACCTATCAGGTTCTTGGACATCTAAAGACATGTCTTGTATTGGCTTTTGGATATATTATTGTCCATGATCCTTTCAGTTGGAGGAACATATTGGGAATTATGGTAGCTATGGTTGGGATGATTATATATTCCTACTGTTGTGTTCTTGAGAGTCAACAAAAACCAGTCGAAGGTGCTGGTCAAGTGTCACAG GCAAGAGACAACAATGAAACCGAGACTCTCATTAACGTGGAAAATTCAAGTGCAATTTTGAACAAAAGACCTCCTGTCTGGAACAAAGATAAAGACAAAAACTAA